The Narcine bancroftii isolate sNarBan1 chromosome 8, sNarBan1.hap1, whole genome shotgun sequence region ccctctcctccttcctcagggactgctccctctgccactcccttgtccactcatccctccctaccaattTCGCCCTGACCTCTTCCCATGTGGCTGCAGGAAATGACACGATtacacccacaccttctccatcaccaccattcgaagccccaaacagacctttcaagtgaagcaatacatcacttgtgtatctgtggaaattatctactgcatccagtgctccctttgtggccttctctacatctgagAATCTGGGCAGatactgggagatcatttcgctgagcacctttgctttgtattattccaccaagaccacctgtaaattggaggaacaacactagaTTTtccctctgggcaccctccaactggatggcattattaACTTCGACTTTTCcgatttctgctagcctactctccatctccctccctcccctttccatttgtcttctttctttcagCTCGTTACCTCTTCCCTCTCaactcacagagccatccctcaaaCACCCCAACCCCcggcttgctgctgtgccctcgcTCCCTCATCCACTAATATTATCTCTTGCCTGCAGGACCATGCTCTTCCCCTGACTCTCcgccctaccattttgtttgagctcctgccaacattttttcaaatctgatgtccaaaacattgcttatatatcttttgtatctttgctataggacattttgaccagctgagtttctccagcaatgtgtttttactttgtaGAGTCAAGACACCTATTGACATCCCATCCATTGAAACATCTAAGTGAAGCACTTGGAGCCAACACCGTAAAGGATTCCCATTACTCTGGTCACAAAATCTTTCCACTGatacctttgggaagaaggtacagaagcctgaagtccaacacCTCTAGCTCAAGAATAGTTTATTTCCAATGGTTATCAAGCTCTTGAAACTTCCTTCACTCATCATAAATCACAAAAAGGCCTGTCTGCATTAATGAAACCCTGCTTTTCTTGTACCACGGAAACAGAATATTTATGATCTACTATTATCTCTTTCTGTCCAGTGATTTCATGCATCCCATAATTGCAAAGCCTtcattcagctgcagcaagtaaaaatcttGATGGACTGAATGTGTGCAACAAATCGATCATCAATTGTCGCATTTTCCCTCCACCGGCGGAACAGTAAAGAGCAACCTCGAGTCCCAGCGCTCGGGTGGAACAATCTCCTGCGGCCGCCACCAACTCGCGGGTCGGGGGAAGGCAGAACGGGCGGACCGCCCGGCCTTTGCAGTGGCTCTCGGTGTGCATCCTCCCAGGGGTCCGGAGCGGGACGTCGCACCTCCCGCCAACTCTGCTTCTGTTGCATTTAATGCACACATGTTGCAAATATATCTTTATTTGCAACAAAACCTGAGGACCTTTGCGTTGCCGGCTCCTGACCGTGCCTTCCGCCGTCCACGTACAGTATTTTCAATGGGAGCCAAGCTTCCTGGTTTCAGATGCAGAGGATATATTATTTGACCGCGTTGTTTTAATGCCCACCTGCTACCTCAAAAGGGATAACATTAGTCATCACGAAATCTGCCGATGGTGGGGTCCTGTGCAGTGTTGGGAGAACCCCAGCATTCGGGGAGAGCATAAAGGAGTGGATGTTTCGGACTTGAACCAAGTGATGGAATGTCGCTTCACTGAATAGTCAAGGTAGGGCGACCATTTGAATAATCCCTTGTTCTGTACACGTGGAGCTGCCTGAGAACACATGCCACGTTGATGGTGCTCCTGTTGGCTCTGAAGCCACCCTGACTGGGAGGGAGGTGTTCTGCAGTGATGGCCATCCGTCTTTTCAGGTGAATTCTTGCGCAAGGGTTTATTCCTGCGATGGAGAGCAGAGTTATCCCCCGGCAGTTGGAGCAGACAACTTTGTTCTTGTACAGAGCGATGACGAGGGCATCACAGCGCTCCTGTAATGCCTTGTTCACGGCAGCAGACAAAGATCTCATGGAGTTTGGAGTGTAATGCTGGGCCCCCATGCTTCCAAACCTCTGGTGGGATTCCATCGACTCCTGTTGCCTTACAACTTCTTAGCTGCTCTCTGGCCTTGACAATTTCTTCTAGGGTTGGGATCTTGTccagttctgtttttttttctggctgtTGTGGGACACAATGAATTGCTGAGTCTTGGATCATGTGGTTGGTGCTGAAAAGAGTCTGGAAATGTTCCGACCACCAGTTCACGGTGGACACCTTGTCTGTGAGGAGCACCTGGCTGTCTGCAAAGCACAAGGGACTCTGGTGCAACGGGCAGTACGCTGCCTTCACAGGGCTTCATAAAACCCTTTGTAGTCACTGGTTGTCGACGCAAAGCTGCACTAtgctaactgaatatttattatctatattttgtattgATAAACTTTTTTAATGCATACTGTTGTAGATTTTTCACTAAGTACTTGATGGTTTGGCTGAACTAGCAGGAATTTGGTGCAAATAATATTTGTGCTCCTTTTTCACATTTGTATGATAACCTTCGAGCAACCGAGAGATTtaataaaacatgaatttgaaatgaTTAGGAAAATCAATCCAACAGGCAAAGACAAACACCTTCAGCACAATAGCCAATGACAAACATTTTCAGCTTACGGCAATGGTCTGTGGTAAATTATagaagggattgaatttaaggcaGGGCTGACCTGAACTATCTCAGTCTTTCATGTCAGGAAATAAAAGTGGCTTTTCATTACTTTTTTTTGGACTGGGAATTGTAAAGTGCTCATAGTTCCAGTATATCGTTTATTGAAGAGATCATGCATCATTAATATGTGAAGGAAAGGTTGCTTGAACTGTGATACAGTTTTATCATCCATTTCTGTGATTGGTGGTTCTGCACAGGGTCAATGCAGCATTCAATTTCTGCCTACATTGATACTGTATCTGCTTGTACCAGTTTTCTGGGATCACAACCTGGATGCAAGCATTTTTAATTGAGTGGGAcactgataattaaaaaaatatttgtcgCTTAATTCAGTACTTGTTTGTGTTTCAGCATGATGAGTGAATTTTGGACTCCAATTGCGAAGCAGTACAACCCACTAAAAGCTGGAAGCATTGATGGCACAGATGAAGAGCCCCATGACCGAGCTGTCTCAAGGGCAATTGCAGCCACATACAGACCGAATAAGGGTGTTATAGGAGATCCCCACCTGACCCTTTTTGTTGCTAGATTGAATCCTCAGACATCTGAAGAAAAATTGAAAGATACTTTTTCACGATTTGGAGACATCCGTAGACTGAGGCTTGTGCGGGACATTGTCACCGGATTTTCCAAATGCTATGGTTTCATCGAATACAAGGATGAACGCTCATTATTAAAGGCACATCGGGATAGCAATAAATTAGTGGTGGACCAAAATGAAATATTTGTGGATTTTGAATTGGAACGCACTTTGAAAGGCTGGGTTCCACGGAGATTTGGTGGAGGCTTAGGAGGTAAAAAGGAATCTGGCCAGCTGCGGTTTGGTGGGCGGGATCGTCCGTTTAGGAAGCCTTTCAGCCTGCCAGCATTGAAAGCAGAATTTTACACTGAAGGACCAGCTGACAAACTGGATAGAGCAAGGGATAATTGGCAGTGGGAAAGAGGTCGAGATCGGGACAGgcgaagagaggagaggggtgagGAAAGAGAAAAGCATAGTGGAGACAGGGAGCGATACAGAAGTCGGGAAAGGGATCATAAACGCCAAAGAGATGAAGATCGATATAAAGATGAAGACAGACACCAACGTagagagaaacacaaaacacGACGGTAGAAGTTGATACTGTTTTTAACTGTAATCTAACTGCTACAAATCTgaagtaaaagcagaaaatgctggaaatgccaacAAATGTGAAAGATTtgttttgtggaaagagaaacattttGTCCCAAATCAATTTTTCATGAATGATCTTCCACCTAAAACACTCAACTGGTCTCCCCAAGACATCTGCTCAGTGTTCCCATAATTTTCTgggggttttttttccattttttttttggttgttttgGAAAGTATAATTTAATGTTTAATTGGAAGTGCATAAATTACTATCTACAACTTTGTAGGCTTTTGTTGT contains the following coding sequences:
- the snrnp35 gene encoding U11/U12 small nuclear ribonucleoprotein 35 kDa protein isoform X3; its protein translation is MAIRLFSMMSEFWTPIAKQYNPLKAGSIDGTDEEPHDRAVSRAIAATYRPNKGVIGDPHLTLFVARLNPQTSEEKLKDTFSRFGDIRRLRLVRDIVTGFSKCYGFIEYKDERSLLKAHRDSNKLVVDQNEIFVDFELERTLKGWVPRRFGGGLGGKKESGQLRFGGRDRPFRKPFSLPALKAEFYTEGPADKLDRARDNWQWERGRDRDRRREERGEEREKHSGDRERYRSRERDHKRQRDEDRYKDEDRHQRREKHKTRR
- the snrnp35 gene encoding U11/U12 small nuclear ribonucleoprotein 35 kDa protein isoform X1, which codes for MLEYGAKNNLLEELSGSSSMGGEKECICRLSLHEVSFLFFFWWLSLWQWRRPRMDSMMSEFWTPIAKQYNPLKAGSIDGTDEEPHDRAVSRAIAATYRPNKGVIGDPHLTLFVARLNPQTSEEKLKDTFSRFGDIRRLRLVRDIVTGFSKCYGFIEYKDERSLLKAHRDSNKLVVDQNEIFVDFELERTLKGWVPRRFGGGLGGKKESGQLRFGGRDRPFRKPFSLPALKAEFYTEGPADKLDRARDNWQWERGRDRDRRREERGEEREKHSGDRERYRSRERDHKRQRDEDRYKDEDRHQRREKHKTRR
- the snrnp35 gene encoding U11/U12 small nuclear ribonucleoprotein 35 kDa protein isoform X2 — encoded protein: MLEYGAKNNLLEELSGSSSMGGEKECMMSEFWTPIAKQYNPLKAGSIDGTDEEPHDRAVSRAIAATYRPNKGVIGDPHLTLFVARLNPQTSEEKLKDTFSRFGDIRRLRLVRDIVTGFSKCYGFIEYKDERSLLKAHRDSNKLVVDQNEIFVDFELERTLKGWVPRRFGGGLGGKKESGQLRFGGRDRPFRKPFSLPALKAEFYTEGPADKLDRARDNWQWERGRDRDRRREERGEEREKHSGDRERYRSRERDHKRQRDEDRYKDEDRHQRREKHKTRR
- the snrnp35 gene encoding U11/U12 small nuclear ribonucleoprotein 35 kDa protein isoform X4 produces the protein MMSEFWTPIAKQYNPLKAGSIDGTDEEPHDRAVSRAIAATYRPNKGVIGDPHLTLFVARLNPQTSEEKLKDTFSRFGDIRRLRLVRDIVTGFSKCYGFIEYKDERSLLKAHRDSNKLVVDQNEIFVDFELERTLKGWVPRRFGGGLGGKKESGQLRFGGRDRPFRKPFSLPALKAEFYTEGPADKLDRARDNWQWERGRDRDRRREERGEEREKHSGDRERYRSRERDHKRQRDEDRYKDEDRHQRREKHKTRR